In Luteitalea sp. TBR-22, one genomic interval encodes:
- a CDS encoding protein kinase, producing MTIGHGDRIGPYEVTALVDSGGQGDVFLARDVRLSRDVALKVVSGERFDQRRRARLEREAHALGLINHPNIATLFGIEFADGLAALAMEFVEGESLAARLANGALPVPDALRIARQIADALQTAHDHGIVHRDLKPANVMIRRDGVIKVVDFGLARPLAEAGAGATSPTVTASDGRAAVVGTPAYLSPEQARGAEVDRQADVWAFGCVLYEMLVGRRAFDGATASDAIASVLTREPDLDILPVAAGASIRRLVRRCLQKDPRERLRDLGDARLEIDDALEAREPIAEDRRVTRPMLWSLGAVLALAAAATALALTIAGPRRAPPAPISRLSVVLPASAQHDRRSWQSVAIARDGARIAYATPRGLAVRSRDRLAVDVLQDIGTFATAPFFSRDGSWLGFLDGSELKRVPVTGGAATVVAAVGHGATAAWGDDAIVVADARGLFLVSPDGGDPRQVTTASFRAGEHPAYPQLLPGGERVVFTVLPAHALVWRGSSEPAGARIDAVDLRTGARKTLLHGGIRARVLTTGHLVYQTGQRLFAVRFDERRLEVTGTPVEIESTGVDEYAVSEEGTLVFPSGSRGPATLVWADRAGHEEPLGAPPRDYVYVRLSPDGTRVATVVYNAQTRDVEVWDARRRTLVRFTADPADNGLVAWSPDGTRLAFSSDRFGTANLFWQHADGSGEPERLRVSDRLNQPLAFTPDGRLLFSADVPERVRDIHALTLATREVSPVIASPAAELNAQVSPDGRWIAYDSNASGQFEVYVRPYPDTTSGRQWQVSAGGGRQPAWGRDGRDLYYRSFAGDVMGCRIPAGPAFTPGTPSRLLDGAAYAGGGSVGGGMTYDVGRDGRFLMIKARAPGDGTAPSLVVVQNWFEELKRLVPRD from the coding sequence ATGACCATCGGCCACGGGGACCGCATCGGTCCGTACGAAGTGACGGCGCTGGTGGACAGCGGCGGACAGGGCGACGTGTTCCTGGCGCGTGACGTCCGCCTGTCGCGCGACGTCGCGCTCAAGGTCGTGTCGGGCGAGCGCTTCGACCAACGGCGGCGCGCCCGGCTCGAGCGTGAGGCTCACGCCCTCGGGCTGATCAATCACCCCAACATCGCCACCCTCTTTGGGATCGAGTTCGCCGATGGCCTGGCGGCGCTGGCCATGGAGTTCGTCGAGGGCGAATCGCTGGCGGCGCGTCTCGCGAACGGCGCGCTGCCCGTGCCCGACGCGCTGCGGATCGCGCGCCAGATCGCCGACGCACTCCAGACGGCGCACGACCACGGCATCGTCCATCGCGACCTCAAGCCCGCCAACGTCATGATCCGCCGCGATGGCGTGATCAAGGTGGTCGACTTCGGCCTGGCCAGGCCCCTCGCCGAGGCCGGCGCAGGCGCGACCTCGCCCACGGTCACCGCCAGCGATGGCCGCGCGGCCGTCGTCGGCACCCCGGCCTACCTGAGCCCGGAGCAGGCGCGCGGCGCCGAGGTCGATCGGCAGGCGGACGTGTGGGCATTCGGGTGCGTGCTATACGAGATGCTCGTGGGCCGACGCGCGTTCGACGGCGCCACCGCCTCGGACGCGATCGCCAGCGTGCTGACCCGCGAACCCGACCTCGACATCCTGCCCGTTGCCGCCGGGGCCAGCATCCGTCGGCTCGTTCGCCGCTGCCTGCAGAAGGACCCGAGGGAACGCCTGCGCGACCTCGGTGACGCGCGACTGGAGATCGATGATGCCCTCGAGGCTCGTGAACCGATCGCCGAAGACCGGCGCGTCACGAGGCCAATGCTCTGGAGCCTTGGCGCGGTCCTGGCGCTGGCTGCAGCGGCGACGGCCCTGGCGCTGACGATTGCGGGGCCTCGGCGGGCTCCCCCGGCGCCGATCAGCCGACTGTCGGTCGTCCTCCCGGCTTCTGCGCAGCACGACCGACGGTCCTGGCAAAGCGTGGCGATTGCCAGGGACGGCGCCCGGATCGCCTACGCCACGCCCCGTGGCCTGGCGGTCCGATCGCGTGACCGGCTGGCCGTCGACGTCCTGCAGGACATCGGGACGTTTGCCACCGCACCGTTCTTCTCTCGCGACGGCTCCTGGCTCGGCTTCCTCGACGGATCAGAACTGAAGCGCGTCCCCGTGACGGGAGGTGCGGCGACGGTCGTCGCCGCGGTCGGCCACGGCGCGACGGCAGCCTGGGGCGACGACGCGATCGTCGTGGCCGACGCGCGGGGGCTGTTCCTGGTGTCGCCCGACGGAGGCGATCCGCGGCAGGTGACGACGGCCTCCTTCCGGGCCGGCGAGCACCCGGCCTACCCCCAGTTGCTTCCCGGCGGGGAGCGCGTCGTGTTCACCGTGCTTCCGGCCCACGCCCTCGTGTGGCGCGGATCGAGTGAGCCTGCTGGCGCACGCATCGACGCCGTCGACCTTCGCACCGGCGCGCGGAAGACGCTGCTGCACGGCGGGATCCGCGCCAGGGTGCTCACCACGGGACACCTCGTGTACCAGACGGGTCAGCGGCTCTTCGCGGTGAGGTTCGACGAGCGGCGGCTCGAAGTCACCGGGACACCAGTCGAGATCGAGTCCACCGGCGTCGACGAGTACGCGGTGTCCGAGGAAGGCACCCTGGTCTTCCCATCCGGCTCGCGAGGTCCGGCGACGCTCGTCTGGGCGGACCGCGCCGGCCACGAGGAGCCACTGGGCGCACCACCGCGCGACTACGTCTACGTCAGGCTGTCCCCGGACGGCACTCGAGTCGCCACGGTCGTCTACAACGCCCAGACCCGCGACGTCGAAGTGTGGGACGCGCGTCGTCGGACGCTCGTCAGGTTCACCGCCGACCCTGCCGACAACGGACTCGTCGCCTGGAGCCCGGATGGGACACGCCTCGCGTTCTCGAGCGATCGGTTCGGTACGGCGAATCTCTTCTGGCAGCACGCCGACGGCAGCGGTGAACCGGAGCGTCTCCGCGTGAGCGACCGCCTGAACCAGCCACTGGCGTTCACGCCCGATGGTCGCCTGCTCTTCTCGGCCGACGTCCCTGAACGTGTTCGCGACATCCACGCGCTGACGCTCGCGACTCGCGAGGTCTCGCCGGTGATCGCCTCGCCCGCGGCCGAACTCAACGCGCAAGTGTCGCCTGACGGACGCTGGATTGCGTACGACTCGAACGCGTCAGGGCAGTTCGAGGTCTACGTACGCCCGTATCCGGACACGACGTCAGGACGACAGTGGCAGGTCTCCGCAGGTGGTGGGCGGCAGCCAGCCTGGGGGAGGGACGGCCGTGATCTCTACTACCGGAGCTTCGCCGGCGACGTGATGGGCTGCCGGATTCCGGCAGGGCCGGCCTTCACGCCGGGCACGCCGAGCAGACTCCTCGACGGGGCCGCGTACGCCGGGGGCGGGTCGGTTGGCGGGGGCATGACGTACGACGTCGGCCGCGACGGCCGCTTCCTGATGATCAAGGCACGGGCGCCCGGCGACGGCACGGCCCCATCGCTCGTCGTCGTGCAGAACTGGTTCGAGGAACTGAAGCGCCTGGTGCCGCGCGACTGA
- a CDS encoding winged helix-turn-helix domain-containing protein, which translates to MAASPMSGATRGNSEGETGDRAHARFGPVTLDVVARRVSCDGTPLHLTPKAFDLLAFLVREAPRVVPKAELHRALWPDTFVSDAALASLVKEVRRELREKDHAVDLIRTVHGIGYAVGTVVEAAPVTEPDALHWVEIDGRRIRLATGDNAIGRDPASRVWLDFASVSRRHASILVDATGAMLEDLGSKNGTRVGTTTVLGQVRLQEGDVVHVGAIRMVYRTSVTGMPTETHRGA; encoded by the coding sequence ATGGCCGCATCGCCGATGTCTGGGGCAACTCGGGGGAATTCCGAGGGAGAAACGGGGGATCGCGCTCATGCGCGTTTCGGCCCCGTGACGCTGGACGTAGTCGCGCGCCGGGTCTCGTGCGACGGCACCCCCCTGCACCTGACACCCAAGGCATTCGACCTGCTCGCCTTCCTCGTGCGGGAAGCACCACGAGTGGTACCCAAGGCGGAGCTGCACCGGGCACTCTGGCCAGACACGTTCGTCTCGGACGCCGCGCTCGCGAGCCTCGTGAAGGAGGTGCGGCGAGAGCTGCGAGAGAAGGACCACGCCGTGGACCTGATCCGGACGGTGCACGGCATCGGCTACGCCGTCGGGACGGTTGTCGAAGCGGCGCCTGTCACCGAGCCCGATGCCCTGCACTGGGTCGAGATCGACGGTCGGCGCATCCGCCTGGCGACCGGCGACAACGCGATCGGTCGGGACCCGGCGTCGCGGGTCTGGCTGGACTTCGCGAGTGTCTCGCGGCGCCACGCGTCCATCCTCGTCGACGCGACGGGCGCCATGCTCGAGGATCTCGGCAGCAAGAACGGCACGCGTGTCGGGACGACGACGGTCCTCGGCCAGGTGCGCTTGCAAGAGGGTGACGTGGTTCATGTCGGCGCGATCCGAATGGTCTATCGGACCTCCGTGACCGGAATGCCGACCGAGACGCACCGTGGCGCCTGA
- a CDS encoding PQQ-dependent dehydrogenase, methanol/ethanol family encodes MSICAITALQRVGLALGVSALAACGPAPSRHDAATARVVAADTEPGSWLSHGRTYSEQRYSPLARITTANVGRLGLAWSYDLGMNRGAEATPIVRDGVMYVTSAWSIVHAIDARTGAKRWVYDPKVSREVGPKACCDVVNRGVAVHGDRVYVGVIDGRLVALDAASGRVAWETVTVDQSQPYTITGAPRVADGLVFIGNGGAEYGVRGYVSAYDAQTGALRWRFYTVPGDPAKGPDGAASDAVLERMRATWTGAWWKDGGGGTVWDAIVYDPEFEQVLVGVGNGSPWNQQVRSPGGGDNLFLASIVALDAKTGAYKWHYQTTPGETWDYTATQPIMLADLTIGGVPRKVAMQAPKNGFFYVIDRANGQLISADPYLDLKPATDTPAGAPIAWAHAVDMKTGRPIENPEARFKAGTALIHPNPDGGHNWHPMAYSPRTGLVYIPIQDGAIDYTHDTAYRRLEGFQNLGVLIGTLPDDLQVRKAIRNSYRGALLAWDPVARKVAWRAARRGPYNGGTLAVAGDVVFQGTVDGHFLAMDAKTGKELWSFDNQAATLAGPVSYEIDGEQYVSVPAGYGGVFFLINGLFLPREGSPTNAHVYTFKLGGSAPAPVFRFTRVPTPKPPSLPVSEAEYRRGGLLYDTYCLQCHGIAAITGGVLPDLRKSGRLQDAALWKAAVVEEALSTRGMPRFGKQISPADAELIRAYVARQAALLYQDEQASPTTATH; translated from the coding sequence GTGAGCATCTGCGCCATCACCGCCCTGCAACGCGTCGGACTGGCGCTCGGCGTCAGCGCCCTTGCCGCATGCGGTCCCGCACCGTCCCGGCACGATGCCGCCACCGCGCGCGTGGTTGCGGCCGACACCGAGCCCGGCAGCTGGCTGTCGCACGGCCGCACGTACAGCGAGCAGCGCTACAGCCCGCTCGCGCGGATCACCACGGCCAACGTCGGCAGGCTGGGGCTCGCGTGGTCGTACGACCTCGGCATGAACCGCGGGGCCGAGGCCACGCCGATCGTCCGCGACGGCGTGATGTACGTCACCTCGGCGTGGAGCATCGTCCACGCCATCGACGCGAGGACCGGCGCGAAGCGGTGGGTGTACGACCCGAAGGTGAGTCGCGAGGTCGGACCGAAGGCCTGCTGCGACGTGGTGAACCGCGGCGTCGCGGTGCACGGCGACCGCGTGTACGTGGGCGTGATCGACGGCCGGCTCGTGGCCCTCGATGCCGCATCGGGCCGCGTCGCGTGGGAGACGGTCACCGTCGACCAGTCGCAGCCCTACACGATCACCGGTGCGCCGCGCGTCGCCGACGGGCTGGTGTTCATCGGCAACGGCGGCGCCGAGTACGGCGTGCGCGGCTACGTGTCGGCCTACGACGCCCAGACGGGCGCGCTCCGCTGGCGCTTCTATACCGTGCCCGGCGACCCGGCGAAGGGGCCTGACGGCGCGGCGTCCGACGCGGTGCTCGAGCGGATGCGCGCAACGTGGACCGGCGCGTGGTGGAAGGACGGGGGTGGCGGCACGGTCTGGGACGCCATCGTCTACGACCCGGAGTTCGAGCAGGTGCTGGTCGGCGTCGGCAATGGCTCGCCGTGGAACCAGCAGGTGCGATCCCCGGGCGGCGGCGACAACCTGTTCCTCGCCTCGATCGTCGCCCTGGACGCGAAGACGGGCGCCTACAAGTGGCACTACCAGACCACGCCCGGCGAGACGTGGGACTACACCGCCACGCAGCCGATCATGCTGGCCGACCTCACCATCGGCGGCGTGCCGCGCAAGGTCGCGATGCAGGCGCCCAAGAACGGGTTCTTCTACGTCATCGACCGCGCCAACGGCCAGCTGATCTCCGCCGACCCGTACCTGGACCTCAAGCCAGCCACGGACACGCCGGCCGGCGCGCCGATTGCCTGGGCGCACGCCGTGGACATGAAGACCGGCCGGCCGATCGAGAACCCCGAGGCGCGCTTCAAGGCGGGGACCGCGCTCATCCACCCCAACCCTGACGGCGGGCACAACTGGCACCCGATGGCGTACAGCCCCCGGACCGGGCTGGTCTACATCCCGATCCAGGACGGCGCCATCGACTACACCCACGACACGGCCTACAGGCGCCTCGAGGGCTTCCAGAACCTCGGGGTCCTCATCGGCACGCTGCCCGACGACCTGCAAGTGCGCAAGGCGATCCGCAACAGCTATCGCGGCGCCCTGCTCGCATGGGATCCCGTGGCGCGCAAGGTGGCATGGCGCGCGGCGCGGCGCGGGCCGTACAACGGCGGCACGCTGGCCGTGGCCGGCGACGTCGTGTTCCAGGGCACCGTCGACGGGCACTTCCTCGCCATGGACGCCAAGACGGGCAAGGAGCTCTGGTCGTTCGACAACCAGGCCGCGACGCTCGCCGGCCCGGTGAGCTACGAGATCGATGGCGAGCAGTACGTGTCGGTGCCGGCCGGCTACGGCGGCGTGTTCTTCCTGATCAACGGCCTGTTCCTGCCCCGGGAAGGCTCGCCGACCAATGCGCACGTGTACACGTTCAAGCTCGGAGGTTCGGCGCCGGCGCCGGTGTTCCGCTTCACGCGTGTCCCGACGCCGAAGCCGCCATCCCTCCCGGTGAGCGAGGCGGAGTACCGCCGCGGCGGTCTCCTGTACGACACGTACTGCCTGCAGTGCCACGGCATCGCCGCGATCACCGGCGGCGTGCTGCCGGACCTGCGCAAGTCCGGGCGCCTGCAGGACGCCGCGCTGTGGAAGGCCGCGGTCGTCGAGGAAGCCCTGTCGACGCGCGGCATGCCGCGGTTCGGCAAGCAGATCTCCCCGGCCGACGCGGAGTTGATCCGCGCCTACGTGGCCAGGCAGGCCGCGCTGCTGTACCAGGACGAGCAGGCGTCGCCGACGACAGCCACGCACTGA